One window from the genome of Nicotiana sylvestris chromosome 9, ASM39365v2, whole genome shotgun sequence encodes:
- the LOC104216857 gene encoding cold-responsive protein kinase 1-like isoform X2 — MFIKIHQTLEGTLKRGVEVAVKTLSAESRQGLREFLTEIETISDVRHPNLVELIGCCLEGSNRILVYEYVENRSLDRALFGSSARNVKLEWDTRAAICLGTARGLAYLHEELVPHIVHRDIKASNILLDKDYKPKIGDFGLAKLFPDNITHITTQIKGTTGYLAPEYVIGRQLTSKADVYSFGVLILETVSGRSSGSGTWKGQKLLLELAWQLYEEGKLLELVDPELRDFPEKEVVKYIKVALFCTQENTNRRPMMSQVLDMLTRNIKLNEKELTPPGFFQDSGGVSGTQSKLKLSESSTSYQMSSVPLTITQVIPR, encoded by the exons ATGTTCATAAAGATACACCAGACACTGGAG GGAACTCTAAAAAGAGGAGTAGAAGTTGCTGTGAAGACACTTTCTGCCGAATCAAGGCAGGGGTTGCGTGAGTTTTTGACAGAGATTGAAACCATATCAGATGTCAGACACCCCAATCTAGTTGAGTTGATTGGATGCTGTCTTGAAGGAAGTAACCGGATCTTGGTCTATGAATATGTAGAAAATAGGAGCCTCGATCGAGCACTGTTTG GTTCCAGCGCTAGGAATGTTAAATTAGAGTGGGACACAAGGGCTGCTATTTGCTTGGGTACCGCTAGAGGTCTTGCTTATCTACATGAAGAATTAGTGCCGCATATAGTGCACAGGGACATCAAAGCTAGTAACATACTGCTTGATAAGGATTATAAGCCAAAAATTGGAGATTTTGGACTTGCAAAGCTTTTTCCAGATAATATCACTCATATCACCACACAGATAAAAGGAACTAC TGGCTATTTGGCACCCGAATATGTAATAGGCCGTCAATTAACATCCAAGGCTGATGTTTACAGTTTTGGGGTCCTAATACTTGAAACAGTAAGTGGCAGGAGCAGTGGCAGCGGTACATGGAAAGGGCAGAAGTTACTCCTGGAATTG GCATGGCAACTCTATGAAGAGGGAAAGCTGTTGGAGTTAGTTGACCCAGAACTCAGAGATTTTCCAGAAAAGGAAGTCGTCAAGTACATTAAAGTAGCTCTCTTTTGCACACAAGAAAATACAAATCGAAGACCAATGATGAGCCAAGTTCTTGACATGCTCACAAGAAACATCAAGCTAAATGAGAAAGAACTCACACCCCCAGGATTTTTCCAAGATTCAGGCGGGGTTAGTGGCACGCAATCAAAGCTGAAGTTATCTGAAAGCAGTACAAGTTATCAAATGAGTTCTGTTCCCCTTACTATCACTCAGGTGATCCCTAGATAA
- the LOC104216857 gene encoding cold-responsive protein kinase 1-like isoform X1 produces MNCSCFGASTVRQKRGVDHVHKDTPDTGGCSTAKTRNFSYSELRIATNNFHQSNKIGRGGFGTVYKGTLKRGVEVAVKTLSAESRQGLREFLTEIETISDVRHPNLVELIGCCLEGSNRILVYEYVENRSLDRALFGSSARNVKLEWDTRAAICLGTARGLAYLHEELVPHIVHRDIKASNILLDKDYKPKIGDFGLAKLFPDNITHITTQIKGTTGYLAPEYVIGRQLTSKADVYSFGVLILETVSGRSSGSGTWKGQKLLLELAWQLYEEGKLLELVDPELRDFPEKEVVKYIKVALFCTQENTNRRPMMSQVLDMLTRNIKLNEKELTPPGFFQDSGGVSGTQSKLKLSESSTSYQMSSVPLTITQVIPR; encoded by the exons ATGAACTGCAGCTGCTTTGGTGCCTCAACTGTGCGGCAGAAAAGGGGTGTTGATCATGTTCATAAAGATACACCAGACACTGGAG GCTGCTCCACTGCAAAGACAAGGAATTTTTCATATAGTGAATTAAGAATAGCAACCAACAACTTCCATCAAAGTAACAAAATAGGGCGAGGAGGTTTTGGGACAGTATACAAG GGAACTCTAAAAAGAGGAGTAGAAGTTGCTGTGAAGACACTTTCTGCCGAATCAAGGCAGGGGTTGCGTGAGTTTTTGACAGAGATTGAAACCATATCAGATGTCAGACACCCCAATCTAGTTGAGTTGATTGGATGCTGTCTTGAAGGAAGTAACCGGATCTTGGTCTATGAATATGTAGAAAATAGGAGCCTCGATCGAGCACTGTTTG GTTCCAGCGCTAGGAATGTTAAATTAGAGTGGGACACAAGGGCTGCTATTTGCTTGGGTACCGCTAGAGGTCTTGCTTATCTACATGAAGAATTAGTGCCGCATATAGTGCACAGGGACATCAAAGCTAGTAACATACTGCTTGATAAGGATTATAAGCCAAAAATTGGAGATTTTGGACTTGCAAAGCTTTTTCCAGATAATATCACTCATATCACCACACAGATAAAAGGAACTAC TGGCTATTTGGCACCCGAATATGTAATAGGCCGTCAATTAACATCCAAGGCTGATGTTTACAGTTTTGGGGTCCTAATACTTGAAACAGTAAGTGGCAGGAGCAGTGGCAGCGGTACATGGAAAGGGCAGAAGTTACTCCTGGAATTG GCATGGCAACTCTATGAAGAGGGAAAGCTGTTGGAGTTAGTTGACCCAGAACTCAGAGATTTTCCAGAAAAGGAAGTCGTCAAGTACATTAAAGTAGCTCTCTTTTGCACACAAGAAAATACAAATCGAAGACCAATGATGAGCCAAGTTCTTGACATGCTCACAAGAAACATCAAGCTAAATGAGAAAGAACTCACACCCCCAGGATTTTTCCAAGATTCAGGCGGGGTTAGTGGCACGCAATCAAAGCTGAAGTTATCTGAAAGCAGTACAAGTTATCAAATGAGTTCTGTTCCCCTTACTATCACTCAGGTGATCCCTAGATAA